From one Montipora capricornis isolate CH-2021 chromosome 10, ASM3666992v2, whole genome shotgun sequence genomic stretch:
- the LOC138018505 gene encoding 3-galactosyl-N-acetylglucosaminide 4-alpha-L-fucosyltransferase FUT3-like codes for MSENRKRQLVVFAVIILGSFVVIFHRWFFQSDFARGFKHFRETGLSFSMVPQDSKHNETEHSPKLVLFYTTWFGNKWPGIAEGSDVNISCGKQVCRFTHNPNELQVSDAVLFHGRDLPSVAHMKDIEKTKPPKQRWIFFLLESPVNAGRNPASLKGLFNWTMTYRIDSDIFLPYGYYTRLNLAEISLKPTNFAEGKDKLAVWLVSHCGTLRDEFVKKLLKYIKIDVFGSCSKNFDQHESCPRGSQECDHKLKRYKFYLSLENSFCVDYITEKYWFPLNHSIVPVVMGGASYENKQLAIPGSFINTANFESVEALAKYLLYLNTNDTAYNEYFLWKKDLKPFTLLDSWPCKVCTALNNDSLPAKVYDMVDFWGVAKNCYGNDEKIRKLIAGED; via the coding sequence ATGAGTGAAAATCGTAAAAGGCAACTTGTGGTATTTGCAGTTATAATTCTGGGAAGCTTTGTGGTCATTTTTCATCGATGGTTCTTTCAAAGTGATTTTGCGAGAGGTTTTAAACATTTCCGTGAAACGGGCTTGAGTTTTTCAATGGTGCCTCAAGACAGCAAACACAACGAAACGGAGCATAGCCCTAAGCTAGTTTTATTTTACACAACGTGGTTTGGAAATAAATGGCCAGGCATTGCGGAAGGCTCAGATGTCAACATAAGTTGCGGTAAGCAAGTGTGTAGGTTCACACACAACCCAAACGAACTTCAAGTAAGCGATGCTGTGCTCTTTCATGGCAGAGATTTACCAAGTGTAGCACATATGAAAGACATAGAGAAGACAAAACCACCAAAACAGCGATGGATTTTCTTCCTTTTGGAAAGTCCTGTAAATGCGGGCAGAAATCCAGCATCTTTGAAGGGCTTGTTTAATTGGACCATGACGTATCGAATAGATTCAGATATTTTCCTACCATATGGATACTACACTCGGTTGAATCTTGCCGAGATTTCCTTAAAACCGACTAATTTTGCGGAGGGAAAAGACAAACTGGCTGTTTGGTTGGTAAGCCATTGTGGAACACTCAGGGACGAGTTTGTCAAGAAACTTCTGAAGTATATCAAAATAGATGTCTTTGGTTCATGTTCAAAAAATTTTGATCAACATGAATCCTGCCCGAGAGGATCTCAAGAGTGCGATCACAAGCTAAAGCGTTACAAATTTTACTTGTCCCTCGAAAATTCCTTCTGTGTTGACTACATAACTGAAAAATACTGGTTCCCGCTCAATCACAGTATCGTTCCAGTTGTGATGGGGGGAGCATCGTATGAAAACAAACAACTCGCTATTCCTGGCTCATTTATTAATACCGCAAATTTCGAGTCTGTCGAAGCTCTTGCGAAGTATTTACTTTACTTAAACACAAACGACACTGCTTATAACGAATATTTTTTGTGGAAGAAAGATCTCAAACCATTTACGCTACTTGATTCTTGGCCTTGTAAAGTGTGTACAGCGCTGAATAACGATTCTTTACCTGCAAAAGTATATGATATGGTTGACTTCTGGGGAGTAGCGAAAAATTGTTATGGAAACGATGAAAAAATTCGCAAACTTATCGCCGGAGAAGATTGA